Proteins from a genomic interval of Luteitalea sp.:
- a CDS encoding alcohol dehydrogenase catalytic domain-containing protein → MQVIRFHGRQDLRLHEEPRPTPGSGEALVRVTAIGICGSDLHWFEEGGIGGDTSERPLVLGHEFAGETTDGRRVAVEPAVQCGRCELCERGDPNLCQAVRFAGHDEDGALREWMAWPERCLIGLPDTLSPADGAMLEPLGVAIHAVDLAHIRPGALVGVFGCGPLGLLLLQVARLAGASFLIATELASRSHRLDAARALGAEVVAAQEGREGHEIRAMTRGRGLDVAIEAAGDNLAVDAAVSALRPGGRLMLVGIPAEERTSFPASEARRKGLTFVLVRRMKHTYPRAIQLVERGLVDVRSMVTHRFPLAETQQAFGVAARREGLKVVVQP, encoded by the coding sequence ATGCAAGTCATTCGCTTCCACGGCCGGCAGGATCTGCGTCTACACGAGGAGCCGCGGCCCACACCGGGCTCTGGAGAGGCGCTCGTGCGCGTGACGGCCATTGGGATCTGCGGATCGGATCTTCACTGGTTCGAGGAGGGCGGGATCGGGGGAGACACCTCGGAGCGTCCGCTGGTCCTCGGGCACGAGTTCGCCGGTGAGACCACTGATGGGCGCCGCGTAGCCGTCGAGCCTGCGGTCCAGTGCGGGCGCTGTGAGTTGTGTGAGCGCGGTGATCCCAATCTTTGCCAGGCCGTGCGGTTCGCCGGACACGATGAGGATGGCGCGCTCAGAGAATGGATGGCCTGGCCCGAGCGTTGCCTGATCGGCCTGCCGGACACGCTCTCACCTGCGGACGGTGCAATGCTCGAGCCGCTCGGTGTCGCGATTCATGCCGTCGACCTTGCGCACATCAGACCCGGAGCGCTGGTCGGTGTGTTCGGGTGCGGTCCCCTCGGGCTGCTACTGCTGCAAGTGGCGCGGCTCGCTGGCGCCTCGTTCCTCATCGCCACGGAGCTGGCCAGCCGATCTCATCGACTCGACGCCGCGCGCGCGCTCGGCGCGGAAGTCGTGGCGGCCCAGGAGGGGCGTGAAGGACACGAGATTCGAGCAATGACGCGGGGGCGCGGCCTGGACGTGGCGATCGAGGCAGCTGGCGACAACCTCGCCGTCGACGCCGCGGTCAGCGCCCTGCGCCCCGGCGGTCGTCTGATGCTCGTCGGTATTCCCGCCGAAGAACGGACGTCGTTTCCTGCGTCGGAAGCGCGCCGCAAGGGACTGACCTTCGTGCTGGTCCGCCGCATGAAGCACACGTATCCGCGTGCCATCCAGCTCGTCGAGCGCGGGCTGGTCGACGTGCGATCAATGGTCACCCATCGGTTTCCTCTTGCCGAGACGCAGCAGGCCTTCGGTGTGGCAGCACGGCGAGAGGGGCTCAAAGTAGTCGTTCAGCCGTAA